In Camelus dromedarius isolate mCamDro1 chromosome 3, mCamDro1.pat, whole genome shotgun sequence, one DNA window encodes the following:
- the LOC105084827 gene encoding betaine--homocysteine S-methyltransferase 1 → MVPIGGKKAKKGILERLNSGEVVIGDGGFVFALEKRGYVKAGPWTPEAVVEHPEAVRQLHREFLRAGSNVMQTFTFYASEDKLENRGNYVAEKISGQKVNEAACDIARQVADEGDALVAGGVSQTPSYLSCKSETEVKKVFQQQLEVFMKKNVDFLIAEYFEHVEEAVWAVEALKASGKPVAATMCIGPEGDLHGVTPGMCAVRLVKAGASVVGVNCHFDPTISLQTVKLMKEGLEAAGLKAHLMSQPLAFHTPDCGKQGFIDLPEFPFGLEPRVATRWDIQKYAREAYNLGVRYIGGCCGFEPYHIRAIAEELAPERGFLPPASEKHGSWGSGLDMHTKPWIRARARKEYWENLRIASGRPYSPSMSKPDAWGVTRGTAELMQQKEATTEQQLRELLEKQKFKSAQ, encoded by the exons ATGGTACCGATTGGGGGCAAAAAGGCCAAGAAG GGCATCTTAGAACGATTAAACTCCGGAGAGGTTGTGATCGGGGATGGAGGGTTTGTGTTTGCACTGGAGAAAAGGGGCTATGTGAAGGCAGGGCCCTGGACGCCAGAAGCTGTAGTGGAACACCCAGAAGCAG TTCGCCAGCTTCATCGAGAGTTCCTCAGAGCTGGATCCAATGTCATGCAGACCTTCACCTTTTATGCCAGTGAAGACAAGCTGGAGAACAGGGGAAACTATGTTGCAGAGAAAATATCC GGGCAGAAAGTCAATGAAGCTGCTTGTGACATTGCCCGGCAAGTAGCTGACGAGGGAGACGCTTTGGTGGCCGGAGGCGTGAGCCAGACACCTTCGTACCTTAGCTGCAAGAGCGAAACTGAAGTCAAAAAAGTCTTTCAGCAACAGTTAGAGGTCTTCATGAAGAAGAACGTGGACTTCTTGATTGCAGAG tattttgaacACGTTGAAGAGGCTGTATGGGCGGTTGAAGCCTTGAAAGCATCTGGGAAGCCAGTGGCAGCGACCATGTGCATCGGCCCAGAGGGAGATTTGCACGGTGTGACCCCTGGCATGTGTGCGGTGCGCCTCGTAAAAGCAG GCGCTTCTGTCGTTGGCGTGAACTGCCATTTCGACCCCACCATCAGTTTACAAACAGTGAAGCTCATGAAAGAAGGCTTGGAGGCTGCCGGACTGAAAGCCCACCTGATGAGTCAGCCCTTGGCCTTCCACACCCCCGACTGCGGCAAACAGGGATTTATCGATCTGCCAGAATTCCCCTTTG GACTGGAGCCCAGAGTTGCAACCAGATGGGATATTCAAAAATACGCCAGAGAGGCCTACAACCTGGGGGTCAGGTACATAGGCGGATGCTGCGGATTTGAGCCCTACCACATCAGAGCGATTGCAGAGGAACTGGCCCCAGAAAGGGGATTTTTGCCACCAGCTTCAGAAAAACATGGCAGCTGGGGAAGTGGTTTGGACATGCACACCAAACCCTGGATTAGAGCCAG GGCCAGGAAGGAATACTGGGAGAATCTTCGGATAGCCTCAGGCCGGCCATACAGCCCTTCAATGTCAAAGCCAGATGCCTGGGGAGTGACCCGAGGAACAGCTGAGCTGATGCAGCAGAAAGAAGCCACAACAGAACAGCAGCTGAGAGAGCtccttgaaaaacagaaattcaaatcTGCCCAGTAG